The following are from one region of the Carassius auratus strain Wakin chromosome 13, ASM336829v1, whole genome shotgun sequence genome:
- the LOC113113091 gene encoding otoraplin, whose product MDKSLGLIFLLICVGFVGHMTHAAFMEKLANFKICADKDCSYVISMAKALEDYVASDCRYINLRRGQMIYVFSKLKPVEGAGVFWSGSVYGERYVDQMGVIGYFPSNYVNETHVFQKKTVEIPTTDMDFFCV is encoded by the exons ATGGACAAATCACTCGGCCTGATCTTCCTGTTGATCTGTGTGGGGTTTGTGGGTCACATGACACACGCTGCTTTCATGGAGAAACTGGCAAACTTTAAGATCTGTGCAGACAAGGACTGTTCAT ATGTGATTTCAATGGCTAAAGCTCTTGAAGACTACGTGGCTTCAGACTGCAGATACATCAACCTGAGACGTGGCCAGATGATCTATGTGTTTTCTAAACTCAAGCCTGTAGAGGGAGCCGGAGTCTTCTGGTCTGGAAGT GTCTACGGTGAGCGTTATGTAGATCAGATGGGTGTGATTGGATATTTCCCCAGTAACTATGTCAATGAGACACATGTTTTTCAGAAGAAAACGGTTGAGATCCCAACCACT gaCATGGACTTCTTCTGTGTGTAA